From the Polaribacter huanghezhanensis genome, the window AATATTCTTCTATAAAAGGAGAAGCGTCTTTTTTAGTATATCCTTTTTCTTTTGCTTTTAAATACAAACTAGCGACTTCTTCTTCTAAAAAGTGTCCAATTTTTTCCATTACAGTTACTGTATCTGTAAATTCTTTTGGATGCTGACCTAATTCTACTAACTCTTCTAACAATTGATTAGAATTTGTCATGTTAAAATTCCCCGCAACAATTAAATTTTGGTGTTTCCAATTGCTTTGACGCAAAAAAGGATGTACACTTTCGATACTATTTTTACCAAAAGTTCCATACCGAACGTGTCCTAAAAACAAATTGCCCACATACGGCATGTTTTCTTCTTGCCAAGCAACATCATTTTTTTTATCTGGGTTTTTTTCTAAAACTGTATTTAAACGATTATTAATTTGCGCAAAAATATCTTGAATGGGTTGCGATTCATTTGATCGAATTCTGCTTATAAATCGCGTTCCAGGATTTACATTAAATTTTACACTTGCAAAACCAGCTCCGTCTTGACCACGATTGTGCTGCTTTTCCATTAACAAATACATTTTATTTATTCCGTAAAAAGCCGTTCCGTATTTGTCTTTATAATATTGTAATGGTTTTAATAATCGAACCATTGCAATTCCACATTCGTGTTTTAAAGCGTCACTCATTTGTTTTTTAGTTATTTAGTGTTGTTTTGTTCTAAAAAAAAATCCGCAGCAAAAAGCGCGGATTTTATATTTATGATATTTCAATATCAAATTGTGTTAGTTGCTTAAACGCTTCTAAGCGTTCTGTTACTTCTTCTTTTGTTAGTTCTTCCATTCGCTGTGTGCCAAATTTTTCTACACAGAACGATGCCAAATTAGAGCCGTAAATAATGGCGTTCTTCATGTTATCAAAAGAAATGTCTTCTGTTTTTGCTAAAAATCCACAAAAACCTCCTGCAAAAGTATCTCCTGCTCCTGTCGGATCAAAAACTTCTGCCAATGGTAAAGCTGGTGCAAAGAACATATTGCCTTCATTAAATAATAAAGCGCCGTGTTCTCCTTTTTTAATCACTACATATTTTGGTCCCATTTCGTGGATTTTCTTCGCCGCATTTACCAACGAATATTCTCCACTTAACTGACGCGCTTCTTCATCATTAATTGTAATTACATCAATTCTTTTAATTACTTCGTGTAAATCATTTAAAGCAATATCCATCCAAAAATTCATTGTATCTAACACAACTAATTTTGGTTTTACAGCCATTTGATCTAAAACGGATGCTTGTGTTAACGGATGTAAGTTTCCTAACATTACAATTTCTGCATCTTTAAAGTTTTCTGGAACTACCGGAGAAAAATGTTCTAAAACGTTTAACTCTGTAATCAAAGTATCTCTAGAGTTCATATCATTATGATATTTTCCACTCCAGAAAAATGTTTTCCCTTCTTTTATAATTTCAATTCCGTCGGTATTGATTCCTTTAGAGTTCATCATCTCTAAATACGATTGCGGAAAATCTCCTCCAACGACAGAAACAATACCTGTTTCTACACCAAATTGACTTGCTGCCAATCCAACAAAAGTTCCTGAACCTCCTAAAATTTTATCTGTTTTTCCAAACGGTGTTTCAATCGCGTCAAATGCAACGGTACCAACTGCTAATAATTTACTCATCTCTTAATTTTAACTTTCTGTAATAGAAAGATGTATTCTTAATTCTTGGTTTAATTTAACAATAAACCTTATTTATATTTAAACTAAATAGGCATAAATGCCATTTTTATCGTAATTTTGCCCAATTAAATAATCAGTTATTAGACTGTGCAAAAATAAGTTTAAAAAATGACTATCAAAGAAATACAAGAAGAAATTATTGACGAGTTTTCGATGTTTGATGATTGGATGGAACGTTATGAATACATTATCGATTTAGGAAAATCTTTGCCTTTAATTGATGCTGCTTACAAACTTGACGAAAATTTAATAAAAGGATGTCAATCTAAAGTTTGGTTGCATTCTGAAATTCAAAACGAAAAACTTGTTTTTACTGCAGATAGCGATGCTATTTTAACCAAAGGAATTGTTGCGTTATTATTGCGTGTTTTTTCTAACCAAAAATCGGAAGCTATTTTACAGGCAGACACTAAATTTATAGACCAAATTGGCTTGAAAGAACATTTAAGTCCAACCAGAGCA encodes:
- a CDS encoding PfkB family carbohydrate kinase; the encoded protein is MSKLLAVGTVAFDAIETPFGKTDKILGGSGTFVGLAASQFGVETGIVSVVGGDFPQSYLEMMNSKGINTDGIEIIKEGKTFFWSGKYHNDMNSRDTLITELNVLEHFSPVVPENFKDAEIVMLGNLHPLTQASVLDQMAVKPKLVVLDTMNFWMDIALNDLHEVIKRIDVITINDEEARQLSGEYSLVNAAKKIHEMGPKYVVIKKGEHGALLFNEGNMFFAPALPLAEVFDPTGAGDTFAGGFCGFLAKTEDISFDNMKNAIIYGSNLASFCVEKFGTQRMEELTKEEVTERLEAFKQLTQFDIEIS
- a CDS encoding SufE family protein, with amino-acid sequence MTIKEIQEEIIDEFSMFDDWMERYEYIIDLGKSLPLIDAAYKLDENLIKGCQSKVWLHSEIQNEKLVFTADSDAILTKGIVALLLRVFSNQKSEAILQADTKFIDQIGLKEHLSPTRANGLVSMIKQIKMYAIALQTK